A genomic stretch from Perognathus longimembris pacificus isolate PPM17 chromosome 5, ASM2315922v1, whole genome shotgun sequence includes:
- the Rpl24 gene encoding 60S ribosomal protein L24 — MKVELCSFSGYKIYPGHGRRYARTDGKVFQFLNAKCESAFLSKRNPRQINWTVLYRRKHKKGQSEEIQKKRTRRAVKFQRAITGASLADIMAKRNQKPEVRKAQREQAIRAAKEAKKAKQASKKTAMAAAKAPTKAAPKQKIVKPVKVSAPRVGGKR, encoded by the exons ATGAA GGTCGAACTCTGCAGTTTCAGCGGGTACAAGATCTACCCCGGGCACGGGAGGCGCTACGCCAGGACCGACGGGAAG GTTTTCCAATTTCTTAATGCAAAATGCGAGTCAGCCTTCCTTTCCAAGAGGAATCCTCGACAGATAAACTGGACTGTGCTCTACAGAAGAAAGCACAAAAAGGGACAGTCG gaagaaattcaaaagaaaagaacCCGCCGTGCAGTCAAATTCCAAAGGGCCATCACTGGTGCATCTCTTGCTGATATAATGGCCAAGAGGAATCAGAAACCAGAAGTTAGAAAGGCTCAGCGAGAGCAAGCTATAAG GGCTGCCAAGGAAGCAAAAAAGGCTAAACAAGCATCCAAGAAGACGGCAATGGCTGCTGCAAAG GCTCCCACAAAGGCTGCACCTAAGCAAAAGATTGTGAAGCCTGTGAAGGTTTCTGCTCCCCGAGTTGGTGGAAAACGCTAG
- the LOC125351060 gene encoding LOW QUALITY PROTEIN: uncharacterized protein LOC125351060 (The sequence of the model RefSeq protein was modified relative to this genomic sequence to represent the inferred CDS: inserted 2 bases in 1 codon) yields the protein MVAAAGRREEKWRRGREDHGKRPYRSRRRISSPNSRRWSRRRGMTSTGGTGSPFPKQLPSAWGSPGLCLFLSSLLEAFGHLCGVREPKAEDGCVLPPSRGTSATEESQQRKTFVSVLLLNQFEKSSTSTLERKRRSRHRREVASSAATYAARVARPPVRPSPCPFTVQSASAKWYDRRDYVFIEFCVEDSKDVNVNFEXISCLGGSDNFKHLNEIHLFHCIDPNDSKHKRTDGSILCLRKGESVQSWPRLTKQRAKLNWLSVDFNNWKDWEDSGEDMSNFDRFSEMMNNMGGDEDVDLPEVDGADDDSQDSDDQKMPDLE from the exons ATGGTGGCGGCGGCCGGCCGGAGAGAGGAAAAATGgcgaagaggaagagaggatcaTGGGAAGAGGCCTTATAGGTCCCGGCGAAGAATCTCCTCCCCCAATTCCCGTCGTTGGAGCCGGCGCCGAGGGATGACGTCGACGGGCGGTACCGGATCTCCATTTCCCAAGCAACTGCCTTCCGCCTGGGGAAGCCCGGGGCTGTGTTTGTTTCTGTCTTCTCTATTGGAAGCATTCGGGCACCTCTGTGGGGTGCGGGAACCGAAAGCCGAGGATGGCTGTGTTCTGCCTCCCTCGAGAGGGACATCAGCCACGGAGGAATCTCAACAGAGAAAAACGTTCGTGTCAGTCCTGCTCCTGAACCAATTTGAGAAGAGCTCA actagcactctagagAGAAAACGCCGGAGTCGCCACCGGAGGGAAGTCGCCTCCTCCGCCGCCACCTACGCCGCCAGAGTGGCCCGCCCACCCGTTCGCCCATCCCCTTGCCCGTTCACCGTGCAGTCTGCTTCTGCGAAATGGTACGATCGAAGGGACTATGTCTTCATTGAATTTTGTGTTGAAGACAGTAAAGATGTTAATGTAAACTTTGA AATCAGTTGCCTTGGAGGAAGTgacaattttaaacatttaaatgaaATCCATCTTTTTCACTGTATTGATCCAAACGATTCCAAGCATAAAAGAACAGACGGATCAATTTTATGTTTACGAAAAGGAGAATCTGTCCAGTCCTGGCCTAGgttaacaaaacaaagagcaaagCTTAATTGGCTCAGTGTGGATTTCAATAATTGGAAAGATTGGGAAGATTCAGGTGAAGACATGTCTAATTTTGATCGTTTCTCTGAGATGATGAACAACATGGGTGGTGATGAGGATGTAGATTTACCAGAAGTGGATGGAGCAGATGATGATTCACAAGACAGTGATGATCAAAAAATGCCGGATCTGGAATAA